From the Bdellovibrio reynosensis genome, one window contains:
- a CDS encoding DNA alkylation repair protein: MPAKNQASEESAFKNWINEDLVKRTAHHIQFHYPTFASKEFIKVSHELPALELKPRMRLICDFLKTHLPSDYKKALAILMKAATEPSPKMKPLAGFDLWAFTEFVQRYGLEDFDESVAALKELTSRFTGEFAIRPFLIKEEKRTLKVLHQWAKDPNHHVRRLVSEGSRPRLPWGEQLKHFIKDPAQTIELLEKLKYDEELYVRKSVANHLNDISKDHPKLAVQVASKWLKEAPEKHKVKIKWIVKHALRTLLKKGDKDALKLLGFENLAKVEIQNFKLAKKEVKVGDSLEFAFDLKSPKDCQVMIDYLVHHQKNNGETAPKVFKLAIKNLKAKEALALKKKHSFKPITTRTYYPGTHFIEIMVNGVLLAKAKFELKTK, translated from the coding sequence GTGCCAGCAAAAAACCAAGCCTCTGAAGAATCCGCTTTTAAAAATTGGATCAACGAGGACTTGGTGAAAAGGACGGCCCATCATATCCAATTTCACTACCCTACTTTTGCTAGTAAAGAGTTTATAAAAGTTAGCCATGAACTACCGGCCTTGGAACTAAAACCAAGGATGCGCCTGATTTGTGATTTTTTAAAAACTCATCTGCCATCGGATTATAAAAAGGCGTTGGCGATTTTGATGAAGGCGGCGACGGAGCCATCGCCAAAAATGAAACCGTTAGCCGGTTTTGATCTTTGGGCCTTCACCGAATTTGTTCAACGATATGGACTTGAAGATTTCGATGAATCCGTGGCAGCACTTAAAGAGTTAACCTCTAGGTTCACTGGTGAGTTTGCAATCAGACCGTTCTTGATCAAAGAAGAAAAAAGAACACTTAAAGTACTACATCAATGGGCAAAAGACCCCAATCACCACGTGCGAAGATTGGTTTCCGAGGGCTCAAGACCAAGGCTTCCCTGGGGTGAACAGTTAAAGCACTTTATTAAAGACCCCGCGCAAACCATAGAACTTTTAGAAAAATTAAAATACGACGAAGAACTGTATGTTAGAAAGTCAGTCGCCAATCATTTGAATGATATCTCAAAAGATCATCCAAAACTTGCAGTTCAGGTGGCAAGCAAGTGGCTCAAAGAAGCGCCGGAAAAACATAAAGTAAAGATAAAGTGGATCGTAAAACACGCCTTAAGAACTCTTTTAAAGAAGGGCGATAAGGATGCATTGAAGCTTTTAGGTTTCGAAAACTTAGCCAAAGTCGAAATCCAAAACTTCAAACTGGCAAAAAAAGAAGTCAAAGTAGGCGACTCGTTAGAATTCGCCTTCGATCTAAAATCCCCAAAAGACTGCCAAGTCATGATCGACTATTTGGTCCACCACCAAAAAAACAACGGCGAAACCGCCCCCAAAGTTTTCAAACTCGCGATCAAAAACCTAAAGGCCAAAGAAGCTTTGGCTTTAAAAAAGAAACATTCATTCAAACCGATAACCACAAGAACCTACTACCCCGGCACCCACTTCATTGAAATCATGGTCAACGGAGTCCTACTAGCAAAAGCCAAGTTCGAACTAAAAACCAAGTAA
- a CDS encoding J domain-containing protein, which yields MSFQASFKQILREKMGENTSSSSAKMTDPSLNDPAHMAYLLGKIGRLELQTPRGQYPAPKVRPQRKPHSFNHSQRQAYEFMKSWIHDLNEGFTANELKKAFRQAAIILHPDHGGNTEQFIDLKAHYETLKGLTP from the coding sequence ATGAGTTTTCAAGCAAGTTTTAAGCAGATTCTTAGAGAGAAAATGGGTGAAAACACCTCTTCCTCCTCTGCTAAAATGACGGATCCCTCTTTGAACGACCCTGCTCACATGGCTTATTTGCTAGGGAAAATAGGTCGTTTGGAGTTACAAACTCCCCGTGGACAATATCCTGCGCCGAAGGTACGTCCACAACGAAAGCCCCACTCTTTCAATCACTCACAACGCCAAGCTTATGAATTCATGAAGTCATGGATCCATGATCTTAACGAAGGCTTTACTGCCAACGAATTGAAGAAAGCTTTCCGTCAGGCTGCGATCATTTTGCATCCCGATCACGGGGGGAACACTGAACAATTCATCGATCTTAAAGCTCACTATGAGACG
- the ahcY gene encoding adenosylhomocysteinase — protein sequence MSLTTTNGKSAMKKNAKTATKAQPKSKAVTGDFRVCKEAMENPEVFDKLAKWGREEIKIAETEMPGLMALRKEYKKQQPLKGARISGCLHMTIQTAVLIETLVELGAEIRWSSCNIFSTQDHAAVAIAAAGIPVFAWKGLTEEEFNWCIEQTITGWGKEGFNMILDDGGDLTNMMHEPRFAKEMKKIIGISEETTTGVHNLEVLLKAGKLKVPAININDSVTKSKFDNLYGCRESLADGIKRATDVMVAGKICVVAGYGDVGKGSAHSLRGLGARVLITEIDPICALQAAMEGFEVTTMDEAAKIADIFVTATGCCDIITDKHFNSMKNNAIVCNIGHFDIEIDMAWLNKNSKIREVKPQVDIHTLKNGKQIIVLAKGRLVNLGCATGHPSFVMSNSFTNQVLAQMELFMNRDKYQELAVYRLPKHLDEKVAALHLDKLGVKLTKLSSKQAKYLHMSPQGPFKPEHYRY from the coding sequence ATGTCATTAACGACGACGAACGGAAAATCCGCTATGAAAAAAAACGCAAAGACTGCTACTAAAGCTCAACCGAAATCAAAAGCTGTTACTGGCGATTTCAGAGTTTGCAAAGAGGCGATGGAAAACCCAGAGGTTTTCGATAAATTGGCTAAATGGGGCCGTGAAGAAATCAAAATCGCTGAAACTGAGATGCCAGGTTTGATGGCACTTCGTAAAGAATATAAAAAACAACAACCTCTTAAAGGTGCACGCATTTCTGGTTGCCTTCACATGACAATCCAAACTGCAGTTCTTATTGAAACACTTGTAGAACTGGGCGCTGAAATCCGTTGGTCTTCTTGCAACATCTTCTCTACTCAAGATCACGCTGCTGTAGCTATCGCTGCTGCGGGTATCCCAGTATTTGCTTGGAAAGGTCTAACTGAAGAAGAGTTCAACTGGTGTATCGAACAAACTATCACTGGCTGGGGCAAAGAAGGCTTCAACATGATCCTTGATGACGGTGGTGATTTGACGAACATGATGCATGAACCACGTTTTGCAAAAGAAATGAAAAAGATCATCGGTATCTCTGAAGAGACAACAACTGGTGTTCACAATCTAGAGGTTCTTTTGAAAGCTGGAAAACTAAAAGTTCCTGCAATCAACATCAATGACTCTGTAACTAAATCTAAATTCGACAACTTGTACGGTTGCCGCGAATCACTTGCTGACGGTATCAAACGTGCAACTGACGTGATGGTTGCTGGTAAAATCTGTGTAGTTGCTGGTTACGGCGACGTAGGTAAAGGTTCTGCGCATTCACTTCGTGGTCTTGGTGCTCGCGTTCTTATCACTGAAATCGATCCTATCTGCGCATTGCAAGCAGCTATGGAAGGTTTCGAAGTTACTACTATGGATGAAGCCGCAAAAATCGCTGATATCTTTGTAACAGCGACTGGCTGCTGCGATATCATCACTGATAAGCACTTCAACTCTATGAAAAACAACGCGATCGTGTGCAACATCGGTCACTTCGATATCGAAATCGACATGGCTTGGTTGAACAAGAATTCAAAAATCCGCGAAGTTAAACCTCAAGTGGACATCCACACTTTGAAAAACGGCAAACAAATCATCGTCCTTGCAAAAGGCCGCTTGGTAAATCTTGGTTGTGCTACTGGCCACCCAAGCTTCGTTATGTCGAACAGCTTCACAAACCAAGTTTTGGCGCAAATGGAACTTTTCATGAACCGTGATAAGTACCAAGAGCTTGCGGTTTACCGTTTACCAAAACACCTTGATGAAAAAGTGGCGGCACTTCACTTGGATAAACTTGGCGTTAAGTTGACTAAGCTTTCTTCAAAACAAGCTAAGTACTTGCACATGTCTCCACAAGGTCCGTTCAAACCTGAACATTACCGTTACTAA
- a CDS encoding SWIB/MDM2 domain-containing protein: MAKAKKATTKKAAAKKAAPAKKATAKKAAPKKAAAPKKAAAKKAAPKAKSARKPNAAFMKALTPSAALAAVVGASPLPRTEVVKKLWAYIKKNNLQDSKNRRNINADAKLKEVFGGKTTVSMFDMTKLVSKHLK; encoded by the coding sequence ATGGCGAAAGCTAAGAAAGCTACCACTAAGAAAGCTGCAGCTAAAAAAGCTGCTCCTGCAAAAAAAGCTACTGCGAAAAAAGCTGCTCCAAAAAAAGCTGCTGCTCCTAAAAAAGCTGCTGCTAAAAAAGCTGCTCCAAAAGCAAAATCTGCACGTAAACCAAACGCTGCATTCATGAAAGCGTTGACTCCATCTGCAGCTTTGGCAGCAGTTGTTGGTGCTTCTCCACTTCCACGCACTGAAGTTGTTAAAAAACTTTGGGCTTACATCAAAAAGAACAATCTTCAAGATTCTAAAAACAGAAGAAACATCAACGCTGATGCAAAACTTAAAGAAGTTTTCGGCGGAAAAACTACTGTTTCTATGTTCGATATGACTAAACTAGTTTCTAAGCACCTTAAATAG
- the map gene encoding type I methionyl aminopeptidase, which yields MGIKPLSLEEIKKMTRACRIAADTLTYLDKYVKAGITTNEIDKLANDFMMTKGAKSACLGYHGYPKYTCTSVNEVVCHGVPDDKTILKDGDIINVDVTAWIDGFFGDTSKMYMIGNVSDEAKDLVETAMMARDKGIEMITPNGFTGDIGFETNKLVTRKGYTTVKEIGGHGVGRIFHEEPFVPSFGKKGKGDRLVPFHCITVEPMVNQGTDEIIEYSIHGSSIKYYHTADGLLSAQFEHTVLVTDTGYEVLTLP from the coding sequence ATGGGAATTAAGCCTCTTTCGTTAGAAGAAATCAAAAAGATGACTCGTGCTTGCCGTATTGCAGCCGATACATTGACCTATCTTGATAAATACGTAAAAGCCGGGATCACAACCAACGAGATTGATAAGTTGGCCAATGATTTCATGATGACTAAAGGGGCGAAGTCCGCTTGTTTGGGTTATCATGGTTATCCTAAGTACACTTGCACTTCAGTGAATGAGGTAGTTTGTCATGGTGTTCCTGATGATAAGACCATTCTTAAAGATGGCGATATCATCAACGTCGATGTCACTGCCTGGATTGATGGTTTCTTTGGTGATACTTCAAAAATGTACATGATCGGCAATGTTTCTGATGAAGCTAAAGATCTTGTAGAAACCGCGATGATGGCCCGCGACAAGGGGATTGAGATGATCACTCCGAATGGATTCACGGGTGATATTGGTTTTGAAACCAATAAGCTTGTGACTCGTAAGGGGTACACCACTGTCAAAGAAATCGGTGGTCACGGTGTGGGGCGTATTTTCCATGAGGAGCCATTTGTTCCTTCATTCGGGAAAAAAGGAAAAGGGGATCGCCTTGTTCCCTTCCATTGTATCACTGTAGAGCCTATGGTAAATCAGGGTACTGATGAGATTATTGAATATTCCATCCACGGATCGAGTATTAAATATTATCACACGGCCGATGGCTTGTTATCAGCGCAGTTTGAGCACACGGTGCTTGTGACTGACACCGGCTACGAAGTTCTGACTTTACCTTAG